ACGACTTCCAAGGCTGCGACCCCATCGCAGCGACTTCGACTAAGAAGAGAACAAAATAAGGTTATGTTGCAGAAGTCCATAAAAGACAAAGAGACGTTTTACGATGAACAAGAGTCGCCCTCTTTATACTTTACAGGTTCATCTGCAAAGTCGCTCTCAGAATGTTCATATATTGGTGATGAGGTTAGCGATGATATGAGCAACTATCTTGGATGGGATGTGCCAGTGGCTTCTCCCTCTGCTGCTCCATTCCTTTCGGCGTTGAATGCATCTCCAAGACAAACGAAGCATGATGGGAAAAAACGGGGTAAGTTGGAAAGATCCCAGAGTTCAACTTTCGTGGACTCTTTCCAACTACCTCCATCGCCAATTCCAGGCATACAAAACGTTACAGATCTGCAGTTCTTTCAGCAAACTTCACGTACACTTTCTTCTGTGTACACAGATTCTTCGAAAGAATTTTCTAAATCCAAACTATGGGAACGAACTAAGTCTGCAGAAGTTCTACCTATGGAGTTCAAGACCGCTAGTGATGAGGGAATGGAAGACCTAAAACTAGTTTCCTCTGGTAAGCTAGCAATGTGTTCACCGTCAAGACCTACTTGGTTGCCTCCAAAGGACGTTGAAGAACGTGCAAAGCATGAAAAACAAATCCGCCAAGCAATGAATATAGCATCTGTGAATCAGATGGACAAAAACAAGGAACATGAAGAACGTCAAcataaaaatgaaataaatAGGAAAAAACTGGCAATTTTAATTGATAGGGGTTTAACAAGGAAGTCGTCTTTACatgatttgaagaaaatttGCTGGGAAACAAGTTTAGCAAGTGACGCTAGATACTTCGTCTATCGCACACTTTTACAAAGTGAAACTGCCAAAGTTATTGAAGAGAAGTATATTGATGATCTGTCGAAGTTAGAGGCTATTTTTCAGACCATGAAGTTTCCACACGAGAAACTGCAGGAAATAAAAGTTATGGTGGCCCAGATGCCTTGTGTTGTTGGTGAACCACCCAAAGAACTTGTGTATTTACTACAATTAAAGGCAATCTCCAAACAGGGCCTGCTTATCGGCGACGAGTTACTTTTCTACCATTTTTTGATTACAGAACATCTCAACTTGTCAGAAGTCTGGGTCCTAGTTAATCTCTTGCAGCAAACTTGCTTCAATGAGGTTACTAAAGACCGTTATGAGAACCGAATTCTAAATCCTCGTGGTGTTATGGCTAATTATTTGGCAAATGATAAAGCTTTTAGCCTCGAATTTAATTCCAAATGTTTGAACTTTGTTACTTGGTGGAATATAATGGCTAGACTTGACCACGAATTTTTCATGTGGTGTATAGATGTCATTGTTGCGGAGAACTCCCAGCCTTTCAAAAGCGACTCTATTGACAGACAGAAATACGAAGACAAAGATTGGGACGAATATCGTGAAAAGCATGTTATTGTAAATTATAAAATCTTATGTTCGTTAGCATTAAACGTTTTGCTGAATTATCATTTTGGATTTAACGACTTTTATGAGCTATCGTTAATCGAAAAGCGCTTCCAAATTATTGGGCCAGAATTGCATGCTACTGACGATGTTCATTCAACTTTTGTTAAAAAATGGCGTAATTACTATAAGAAATTTTAGGTAGGTTATCGTGTAATTtatgaacaaaaaaagtcTTCATATCTTTTAGCTATTTGTATTATCATTTATCTAAATATACTTTGTATTCTTGTCATGTCGctttccaaaaacttttttaagGTTCAATAAGTTAGCTTTCATTGACATACTTGCTTGACGCACCGCCTACCCAACTAATTAGttaacaacaacaataaataatattccAACAATAAGTCAGACACGGTGACATGAGTGAGTGTACTATTCCTATTTTACCCAAGATAAGCACTGCAAGTGGCgttatatctttttcaactaGTTTAATAAGCTTACTGCCTCAGCTTATCGAGACCTATCAAGATAAGAGTGTCGAAGGGTTATCACCATACCTCCTATCAAGTTGGCTCCTTGGAGATTTAACAACGTTATTGGGAACCATTTTAACTGGACAGCTAAAGTTCCAAATTATTCTAGCGCTGTACTATACACTAAACGATCTCATTTTGTGTGGCGAGTACTATTATTACGGAGTTATTCACCAGAATAGA
This Eremothecium cymbalariae DBVPG#7215 chromosome 5, complete sequence DNA region includes the following protein-coding sequences:
- a CDS encoding uncharacterized protein (similar to Ashbya gossypii ACL105C), with the protein product MVPDVMLSSLGTLKEETDQTATVTLSERTASNSLTIQNNNSNIPKNECKKHGYHSKGSSSASSNSRTVRTGIGRRPSDNMLGNLMNEEGDETGVAHVSLQSMMFQQPPSKKALSLKTERPISNDSIVTEAADLLSSHLNMSCASASNSSSSRGSFIVIDQVENCDSGAVAVSVEGDSDLTERYESNLTSSTVHDSEHELKTWDSTSRASVKTKYMFTNSCRNKSQVSFLNANTAEVATAVSNTGLSISRFSSPPPKNTIHSIPAYSKTTPSLVTTSKAATPSQRLRLRREQNKVMLQKSIKDKETFYDEQESPSLYFTGSSAKSLSECSYIGDEVSDDMSNYLGWDVPVASPSAAPFLSALNASPRQTKHDGKKRGKLERSQSSTFVDSFQLPPSPIPGIQNVTDLQFFQQTSRTLSSVYTDSSKEFSKSKLWERTKSAEVLPMEFKTASDEGMEDLKLVSSGKLAMCSPSRPTWLPPKDVEERAKHEKQIRQAMNIASVNQMDKNKEHEERQHKNEINRKKLAILIDRGLTRKSSLHDLKKICWETSLASDARYFVYRTLLQSETAKVIEEKYIDDLSKLEAIFQTMKFPHEKLQEIKVMVAQMPCVVGEPPKELVYLLQLKAISKQGLLIGDELLFYHFLITEHLNLSEVWVLVNLLQQTCFNEVTKDRYENRILNPRGVMANYLANDKAFSLEFNSKCLNFVTWWNIMARLDHEFFMWCIDVIVAENSQPFKSDSIDRQKYEDKDWDEYREKHVIVNYKILCSLALNVLLNYHFGFNDFYELSLIEKRFQIIGPELHATDDVHSTFVKKWRNYYKKF